A single window of Nicotiana sylvestris chromosome 3, ASM39365v2, whole genome shotgun sequence DNA harbors:
- the LOC138888690 gene encoding uncharacterized protein translates to MFFDGAANFKGVGIGAVLVSETGQHYLVSTKLRFSCTNNMAEYEACILGLKMAIDMNIQELLVIWDSDLLIHQVREEWTTKNSKILPYLHHVQELRKMFTKMEFRHVPKVQNEFVDAFATLSSMIQHPDKNFIYPILVNIHDQPAYCAHVEEEADGKPWFHDIKEYLATGEYPDLANATQKRTLQRLSNNFFHSGGILYRRTPDLGLLRCVDAKEAAKLLEDIHVGTCGPYMNGFVLAKKILRQEAELDDAEWVKSYYEQLALIDGKRMTVICHRQLYQKRMSIAFNKRVKPRQFTPGQLVLEKIFPH, encoded by the exons atgtttttcgacggagcagcaaacttcaaaggagttggcataggagcagtcctagtatcagaaaccggtcagcattatctggtatCTACCAAGCTCAGGttctcgtgcaccaacaacatggccgagtacgaagcctgcatcttagggctcaagatggccattgacatgaacattcaggagttgctagtgatatGGGATTCAGatttgctcatacatcaggtccgagaagaatggacAACTaaaaactccaagatactcccatatctgcatcatgtacaggagttgaggaaaatgtTCACAAAGATGGAGTTCCGACATGTTCCcaaagtccagaatgagtttgtcgatgcattcgctaccctatcatctatgattcagcatccagataagaatttcatatATCCTATTCTGGTGAATATTCATGATCAGcccgcttactgtgctcatgtcgaggaagaagcagacgggaaaccttggtttcatgatatcaaagaatatttggcaacAGGAGAGTATCCAGATCTTgcaaacgctactcagaagcgcacactacAGAGgttatctaacaacttctttcatagtggaggaatcctgtataggaggactcctgatttgggattactaaggtgtgtcgacgcaaaggaagcagcTAAACTGTTAGAAGACatccatgttgggacctgcggtccatatatgaacggttttgtcttagccaagaagatactccggcag gaagcagaactcgacgatgcagaatgggtgaaaagttACTATGAgcagttagctcttatagatgggaaaagaatgacTGTAATTTGTCATCGTCAACTTTACCAGAAGAGAATGTCcatagccttcaacaaaagagtcaagccgagacaattcacaccggggcagctagtgttagagaaaatctttccacattag